The following proteins are encoded in a genomic region of Pirellulales bacterium:
- a CDS encoding alpha/beta hydrolase — protein MTFRMWLVSALVPTLVAFAFQFASAEELGGEEGFVDSDGVKIHYVTMGKGPLVVLIHGFPDFWYTWRAQMPELAKHFQVVAIDMRGYNKSDQPEGVDNYKLDKLVADIDAVVKHFKADKAIIVGHDWGGIVAWTYAMTHPETTEKLVILNLPHPKGLSRELANNPAQQKASQYARNFQQPDAASKVKPEMLAFWVKDSAAREKYIEAFKRSSMEGMLNYYKANYPREPYTYDENQPYPKVKCPVLMFHGLKDTALLSGALNGTWDMIDNDLTLITIPTASHFVQQDAADQVTKNMVTWLITR, from the coding sequence TGGCTTTCGCTTTTCAGTTCGCGTCGGCCGAAGAGCTGGGGGGCGAAGAGGGCTTCGTCGATTCCGACGGCGTGAAGATCCACTACGTCACGATGGGAAAAGGGCCGCTCGTCGTCCTGATCCACGGCTTTCCCGATTTCTGGTACACCTGGCGCGCCCAGATGCCCGAGCTGGCCAAGCACTTTCAGGTCGTGGCCATCGACATGCGCGGCTACAACAAGAGCGACCAGCCCGAGGGCGTTGACAACTACAAACTCGACAAGCTCGTGGCCGACATCGACGCGGTGGTCAAACACTTCAAGGCCGACAAGGCGATCATCGTCGGGCACGACTGGGGCGGGATCGTGGCCTGGACCTACGCCATGACCCATCCCGAGACGACCGAAAAGCTGGTGATCCTCAACTTGCCGCACCCCAAGGGCCTGTCCCGCGAGCTGGCGAACAATCCGGCGCAGCAGAAGGCCAGCCAGTACGCGCGCAACTTCCAGCAGCCCGACGCGGCCTCGAAGGTGAAGCCCGAGATGCTGGCCTTCTGGGTCAAGGATTCCGCGGCTCGCGAAAAATATATCGAAGCGTTCAAGCGGTCGAGCATGGAAGGGATGCTCAACTACTACAAGGCGAACTATCCGCGCGAGCCGTACACCTACGATGAGAATCAACCCTATCCGAAGGTCAAATGCCCGGTGCTGATGTTCCACGGGCTGAAAGACACGGCGCTCTTGTCCGGGGCGCTCAACGGCACGTGGGACATGATCGACAACGACCTGACGTTGATCACGATCCCCACCGCCAGCCATTTCGTGCAGCAAGACGCGGCCGACCAGGTGACCAAGAACATGGTTACGTGGTTGATTACGCGATAA